In the Kribbella sp. NBC_00482 genome, one interval contains:
- a CDS encoding helix-turn-helix transcriptional regulator — protein MSETSARLLALLSLLQARRDWPGQLLADRLEVSPRTVRRDVDRLRDLGYPVRATKGPDGGYRLDAGADLPPLLFDDDQAIAVAVALQTATTTVTGIEEGALRALATVRQVMPARLRQRVDALQVTTVDRYANRRTTVDSEQLIAVGSAVRANEVLRFDYAAPRAAEEEWVPPRKVEPHHLVTWGGRWYLVGWDLDRNDWRTFRVDRMTPKTPTGPRFTPRELPAPDVATYISSKFRGQDRNPCRGEAILQAKASDIAQWAGHGAVVEELTPTSCRLALSGWSWTGLAATFGMFECDLEFVGPQELKDAATQLAARYREAAS, from the coding sequence ATGTCCGAGACCTCAGCCCGACTGCTCGCGCTGCTCTCCTTGCTCCAGGCCCGTCGCGACTGGCCCGGCCAGCTGCTGGCCGACCGCCTGGAAGTCAGTCCGCGGACCGTTCGCCGGGACGTGGACCGGTTGCGCGACCTCGGGTACCCCGTGCGCGCGACCAAGGGACCCGACGGCGGCTACCGCCTGGACGCGGGGGCGGATCTGCCGCCGCTGCTGTTCGACGACGATCAGGCCATCGCGGTCGCGGTCGCCCTGCAGACCGCGACGACCACGGTGACCGGGATCGAGGAGGGCGCGTTGCGGGCGCTGGCCACGGTTCGTCAGGTGATGCCGGCGCGCTTGCGGCAACGGGTCGACGCCCTGCAGGTGACCACGGTCGACCGCTACGCCAATCGCCGTACGACGGTCGACTCGGAGCAGTTGATCGCTGTCGGTTCCGCGGTTCGCGCGAACGAGGTACTGCGGTTCGACTACGCCGCGCCTCGTGCAGCGGAAGAGGAATGGGTGCCGCCGCGGAAGGTGGAGCCGCATCACCTGGTGACGTGGGGCGGGCGGTGGTACCTGGTCGGATGGGATCTGGACCGCAACGACTGGCGGACGTTCCGGGTGGATCGGATGACGCCGAAGACGCCGACCGGGCCGCGGTTCACACCGCGCGAACTGCCGGCGCCCGACGTGGCGACGTACATCTCCAGCAAGTTCCGCGGACAGGACCGCAATCCCTGCCGTGGCGAGGCGATCCTGCAGGCGAAGGCGTCGGACATCGCGCAGTGGGCCGGCCATGGGGCTGTGGTCGAGGAGCTGACGCCGACGAGTTGCCGGCTCGCCCTCAGCGGGTGGTCGTGGACCGGGTTGGCCGCGACGTTCGGGATGTTCGAGTG
- a CDS encoding ABC transporter permease, whose translation MTTLTLSATSTATSTQPSRNLLRDIRIVMARELKPVLRDPFSLLFGMIQPLVFLALFGPLLSGSMGGAFGDGVWQWFVPSILVMTTLFGTSTTGANLLFEFQTGAHERMLVTPLSRSSLLIGRALKEMVPLFGQAVIVIAVMTPFAFDLHLGGALIGLALLAVFGVGLGSFSYALAIAVRKQDWMFWVVQQTFLFPLMILSGMLLPLETGPGWMRVAAKFNPLSYVVDAERTLFSGDVLSSAVLWGWVAAIVTAALGLTVGIRAMLRSAG comes from the coding sequence ATGACCACCCTGACGCTCTCGGCAACCTCCACCGCGACCTCGACCCAGCCCTCCCGGAACCTGCTCCGCGACATCCGGATCGTGATGGCGCGGGAGCTCAAACCGGTACTCCGGGACCCGTTCAGCTTGCTGTTCGGGATGATCCAGCCGCTGGTGTTCCTCGCCCTGTTCGGCCCGCTGCTGTCGGGGTCGATGGGCGGCGCGTTCGGCGACGGTGTGTGGCAGTGGTTCGTCCCGTCGATCCTGGTGATGACCACGCTGTTCGGTACGTCGACCACCGGGGCGAACCTGCTGTTCGAGTTCCAGACCGGTGCGCACGAGCGGATGCTGGTCACGCCGTTGTCCCGCTCCTCGTTGCTGATCGGCCGCGCGCTGAAGGAGATGGTGCCGCTGTTCGGGCAGGCGGTGATCGTGATCGCGGTGATGACGCCGTTCGCGTTCGACCTGCACCTCGGCGGCGCGCTGATCGGGCTGGCACTGCTGGCGGTCTTCGGTGTCGGGCTCGGTTCGTTCAGCTACGCGCTGGCGATCGCCGTACGCAAGCAGGACTGGATGTTCTGGGTGGTGCAGCAGACGTTCCTGTTCCCGTTGATGATCCTGTCCGGGATGCTGCTGCCGCTCGAAACAGGTCCCGGCTGGATGCGGGTCGCCGCGAAGTTCAACCCGTTGTCGTACGTCGTCGACGCGGAGCGGACCCTGTTCTCGGGCGACGTACTGTCCAGCGCGGTGCTGTGGGGCTGGGTCGCGGCGATCGTGACCGCGGCGCTCGGGCTGACCGTCGGCATCCGCGCGATGCTCCGCTCGGCCGGCTGA
- a CDS encoding ATP-binding cassette domain-containing protein, producing MISTRALTRDFVVSRTETVHAVRGISLDVEPGELVAVLGPNGAGKTTTLRMLTTLITPTSGTATVAGYDVTTQPSQVRRRIGYVGQGNGAGHSQRVGDELVGQGVIYGHDRRTAKLRAGELLEALELKDLAQRKVSDLSGGQRRRLDVAMGLVHAPPLLFLDEPSTGLDPQNRANLWDHILRMREQYAMTIVLTTHYLDEADSMAERVVVVDHGEVIADDTADGLKATLAGDRLAVTVAPSNIARLSELAGKLPGARDVVAVGDEVSVRVADGPAALPELVAAAQRSGVPIAAAQVHRPTLDDVFLNLTGRSLREDSNGKAA from the coding sequence GTGATCAGCACCCGAGCGCTCACCCGGGACTTCGTGGTGAGCCGTACCGAGACCGTGCACGCGGTCCGCGGCATCAGCCTGGACGTCGAACCCGGTGAACTGGTCGCCGTCCTCGGCCCGAACGGCGCCGGCAAGACGACCACGTTGCGCATGCTCACCACCTTGATCACGCCGACCTCAGGCACCGCGACGGTCGCCGGGTACGACGTGACCACGCAACCGAGCCAGGTCCGGCGACGGATCGGGTACGTCGGACAGGGCAACGGCGCCGGCCACTCGCAACGGGTCGGCGACGAGCTCGTCGGGCAGGGCGTGATCTACGGCCACGACCGCCGTACCGCCAAGCTGCGGGCCGGCGAATTGCTCGAGGCCCTGGAGCTGAAGGACCTGGCACAGCGCAAGGTGTCGGACCTGTCGGGCGGGCAGCGCCGACGGCTCGACGTCGCGATGGGACTGGTGCACGCGCCGCCGCTGCTGTTCCTGGACGAGCCGTCGACCGGCCTCGACCCGCAGAACCGGGCGAACCTGTGGGACCACATCCTGCGGATGCGCGAGCAGTACGCGATGACGATCGTGCTGACCACGCACTACCTGGACGAGGCCGACTCGATGGCCGAGCGGGTGGTCGTCGTGGATCACGGCGAGGTGATCGCCGACGACACGGCCGACGGACTGAAGGCCACGCTGGCCGGCGACCGCCTTGCCGTGACCGTTGCTCCTAGCAACATTGCGCGGCTGAGCGAGCTGGCCGGGAAGTTGCCTGGGGCCCGCGACGTGGTCGCCGTCGGCGACGAGGTGAGCGTCCGGGTCGCGGACGGGCCGGCGGCGCTTCCTGAACTGGTCGCGGCCGCCCAGCGCAGCGGCGTACCGATCGCGGCGGCGCAGGTGCACCGCCCGACCCTCGACGACGTGTTCCTCAACCTCACCGGCCGCAGCCTGCGTGAAGACTCGAACGGAAAGGCAGCCTGA